The proteins below are encoded in one region of Qipengyuania sp. HL-TH1:
- a CDS encoding dihydroorotase: protein MKQQTPLTITGGRLVTPDGVREGALRLVDGCIEAIGGEAQDGDEIVDARGRLVAPGLVDLGVFAIDKPAFHFGGITRAALMPDQSPPLDLPSRVSYIAKSGKPDFWVHPLAAATRGLEGREIAELGLMRAAGARGVATGRQWIADSGAMLRLLQYAAMLDLVVVAHAEDAALVGSAVATAGEIATRRGLPSAPAEAEAIALTRDIALAEMAGARIHFRQVTTRAGLDIVRQAKARGLPVTCGVTPAHFMLSDLATVDFRTFARLSPPLRTEDDRHAVREAIVDGTVNVIASGHDPRGPEDKRLPFADAEPGMAGAETLLAMTLSLVRDELIDMTRAFALVATAPARILGVNAGAIAVGLEADIAIVDPDQPWVIQSARMEATAGNTPFDGQPTQGRVKTLFKGGVRIHH from the coding sequence ATGAAGCAGCAAACTCCGCTGACGATCACCGGCGGCCGGCTGGTGACACCCGACGGCGTGCGCGAAGGCGCGCTGCGGCTGGTCGACGGCTGCATCGAGGCGATCGGCGGCGAAGCGCAGGATGGCGATGAGATCGTCGATGCGAGGGGCCGTCTGGTTGCCCCCGGTCTGGTCGATCTCGGCGTGTTCGCAATCGACAAGCCGGCTTTCCATTTCGGCGGGATCACCCGCGCGGCGCTGATGCCCGACCAATCCCCCCCGCTGGATCTGCCCAGCCGGGTCTCCTACATCGCCAAGAGCGGCAAGCCCGATTTCTGGGTCCATCCGCTCGCCGCCGCGACCCGCGGGCTCGAAGGACGCGAGATCGCCGAACTGGGCCTGATGCGCGCAGCGGGCGCACGCGGCGTGGCCACCGGGCGGCAGTGGATCGCAGATTCGGGGGCGATGCTGCGACTGCTGCAATATGCCGCCATGCTCGATCTGGTGGTGGTCGCCCATGCCGAGGACGCCGCTCTGGTCGGCAGCGCGGTCGCCACCGCGGGTGAAATCGCCACGCGGCGCGGCCTGCCAAGCGCACCTGCCGAAGCCGAGGCAATCGCGCTCACCCGCGATATTGCGCTGGCCGAGATGGCGGGCGCACGGATCCATTTCCGCCAAGTCACCACGCGGGCAGGGCTGGATATCGTCCGCCAGGCAAAAGCGCGCGGACTACCCGTCACCTGCGGTGTCACCCCGGCGCATTTCATGCTCTCCGATCTGGCGACGGTCGATTTCCGGACCTTCGCCCGGCTGTCGCCGCCGCTCCGCACCGAGGACGACCGCCATGCGGTGCGCGAGGCGATCGTCGACGGGACGGTCAACGTCATTGCCAGCGGTCATGATCCGCGCGGCCCGGAAGACAAGCGGCTGCCGTTTGCCGATGCCGAGCCGGGGATGGCAGGGGCCGAGACGCTGCTGGCGATGACGCTGTCGCTGGTGCGCGACGAGCTTATCGATATGACGCGGGCCTTCGCGCTGGTGGCGACGGCGCCCGCGCGCATCCTCGGGGTCAATGCCGGAGCGATCGCAGTCGGGCTCGAAGCCGATATCGCCATCGTCGATCCCGACCAGCCCTGGGTAATCCAGAGCGCCCGGATGGAAGCCACCGCCGGCAATACACCGTTCGACGGCCAGCCTACGCAAGGGCGTGTGAAGACACTGTTCAAGGGCGGCGTCCGGATCCACCACTAG
- a CDS encoding aspartate carbamoyltransferase catalytic subunit encodes MTSTETSPPAARYPAGALAFPHRDLIGIGQLERHEILFLLDEAEQWVALNRQPTKHENVLSGLTVINAFFENSTRTLLSFEIAGKRLGADVVNMHAAQSSVKKGETLIDTAITLNAMRADAIVIRHGSSGATQLIADKVDCPVLNAGDGQHEHPTQALLDALALRHALRDRGETADDFTGLKIVICGDILHSRVARSNLLCLQALGASVRLCAPPALMPVGIEAMGAEVFHDFDAALDGADVAMMLRLQTERMSGQFIPSAREYHHLYGLTAKRLEKASKDALVMHPGPMNRGVEIDSEVADMIDRSIITRQVEMGVAIRMAALDVLTRRARGVTGWGDAA; translated from the coding sequence ATGACATCGACGGAAACTTCGCCCCCTGCGGCCCGCTATCCGGCGGGTGCGCTCGCTTTCCCGCACCGCGACCTGATCGGGATCGGCCAGCTGGAGCGGCACGAAATCCTCTTCCTGCTCGACGAGGCGGAGCAATGGGTCGCGCTCAACCGGCAGCCGACCAAGCACGAGAACGTGCTTTCGGGTCTCACGGTCATCAACGCCTTCTTCGAAAACTCGACGCGGACGCTGCTGAGCTTCGAAATCGCGGGCAAGCGCCTTGGCGCCGATGTGGTCAATATGCATGCCGCGCAGTCGAGCGTGAAGAAGGGCGAGACGCTGATCGACACCGCGATCACGCTCAACGCCATGCGCGCCGATGCGATCGTCATCCGCCACGGGTCGAGCGGGGCGACGCAGCTGATTGCCGACAAGGTCGACTGCCCGGTGCTCAATGCGGGCGACGGGCAGCACGAACACCCGACCCAGGCCTTGCTCGACGCGCTCGCGCTGCGGCATGCCCTGCGCGACCGGGGCGAGACGGCGGACGATTTCACCGGGCTCAAGATCGTCATCTGCGGCGATATCCTGCACAGCCGGGTTGCGCGTTCCAATTTGCTCTGCCTGCAGGCGCTCGGTGCCTCTGTGCGGCTTTGTGCGCCGCCGGCGCTGATGCCGGTGGGGATCGAGGCGATGGGGGCGGAAGTGTTCCACGATTTCGATGCGGCGCTCGACGGCGCAGATGTCGCAATGATGCTGCGCCTCCAGACCGAGCGGATGAGCGGCCAGTTCATCCCCTCTGCCCGCGAGTATCACCACCTTTATGGACTGACTGCAAAGCGCCTTGAGAAAGCCTCGAAGGACGCGCTCGTGATGCATCCGGGTCCGATGAACCGCGGGGTCGAGATCGACAGCGAGGTGGCGGATATGATCGACCGGTCGATCATTACCCGGCAGGTCGAGATGGGCGTCGCGATCCGCATGGCCGCGCTCGACGTGCTCACCCGCCGTGCCCGCGGCGTGACCGGCTGGGGAGACGCGGCATGA
- a CDS encoding SPOR domain-containing protein: MSIETKARNKRFVQLAVTTALATTALTACTGKAAPSHSYSAAHAEQALSKGRTSKAVQHAEAAVLASPRDAYSRTLLGNAYLEDGRFASAATTFAEAVELGDTAPRTIISYTLAQIAIGDQVGALATLDQFETALDPADFGLAIALAGRPDHGVHVLSNALRAGQNTPKVRQNLAYAYALQGNWRSARIMAAEDVPAGEVGDRMAQWAAVVRPEAFTTRVANLLGVEPQADPGQPQMLALANHPSVNMLAAQEVGELEAVAEPQGDFAFAEELPAVGAAPSIDDRADAALADGGLAPSIGGVRYVSREVVQQTPVQSRKPVAPRIAGAAAPASTARSGDYNVQLGSFFSMSDANEAWKQFQKRYPELGDAERVITKARVNGKIYYRVAAAGFAKASADSMCRTVKGKGGGCIAYASSRPLPGAIDVVAGDMRVAAR, translated from the coding sequence AGCGGTTCGTCCAGCTCGCCGTCACCACGGCGCTGGCGACGACCGCGCTTACGGCGTGCACCGGCAAGGCTGCACCCAGCCATTCCTATTCGGCTGCGCATGCCGAACAGGCACTGAGCAAGGGCCGCACCTCGAAGGCCGTCCAGCACGCCGAAGCGGCAGTGCTGGCCAGCCCGCGCGACGCCTATTCGCGCACGCTGCTGGGCAATGCCTATCTCGAAGACGGGCGCTTCGCATCGGCCGCGACGACTTTCGCCGAGGCCGTCGAGCTGGGCGACACTGCCCCGCGCACCATCATCAGCTATACGCTGGCGCAGATCGCCATTGGTGATCAGGTCGGCGCGCTGGCAACGCTCGATCAGTTCGAAACCGCGCTCGACCCGGCCGATTTCGGCCTGGCCATCGCGCTCGCCGGTCGTCCCGACCACGGCGTTCATGTACTGAGCAATGCGCTGCGCGCGGGCCAGAACACGCCGAAGGTTCGCCAGAACCTCGCCTATGCCTATGCGCTGCAGGGCAATTGGCGCTCCGCGCGCATCATGGCGGCGGAAGACGTGCCCGCAGGCGAAGTGGGCGATCGGATGGCCCAGTGGGCCGCGGTCGTCCGCCCCGAAGCCTTTACGACCCGCGTTGCCAATCTGCTCGGCGTAGAGCCGCAGGCCGATCCGGGGCAGCCGCAGATGCTCGCCCTCGCCAACCATCCCAGCGTCAACATGCTGGCCGCGCAGGAAGTGGGCGAGCTGGAGGCCGTGGCCGAACCGCAGGGCGATTTCGCCTTTGCCGAGGAACTTCCTGCAGTTGGCGCCGCGCCGTCCATCGACGATCGTGCCGACGCAGCGCTCGCCGACGGCGGCCTTGCGCCGAGCATCGGCGGTGTTCGCTATGTGTCGCGCGAAGTGGTCCAGCAAACGCCGGTCCAATCGCGCAAACCCGTTGCCCCGCGCATCGCGGGTGCCGCAGCGCCCGCCAGCACTGCCCGCAGCGGCGACTACAACGTCCAGCTTGGCTCGTTCTTCTCGATGTCGGATGCCAATGAGGCCTGGAAGCAGTTCCAGAAGCGCTATCCCGAACTCGGCGATGCCGAGCGCGTGATCACCAAGGCGCGCGTCAATGGCAAGATCTACTACCGCGTCGCGGCTGCCGGTTTCGCCAAGGCATCGGCCGATTCCATGTGCCGCACGGTCAAGGGCAAGGGCGGCGGCTGCATCGCCTATGCCTCGAGCCGGCCGCTGCCCGGCGCGATCGACGTTGTTGCCGGTGACATGCGGGTCGCCGCACGCTAG
- the sppA gene encoding signal peptide peptidase SppA, whose translation MQFAGKVWRLLVGIKDGLVLLFMLLFFSALFAVLTARPSPAAVRDGALLLDLNGVVVEERTRIDPLEALLSGQTPMGEYQARDLVHALDEAAGDERISAVVLDLDRFMGGGQVHLQEIGEALDRVRAAEKPVLAYATAYSDDGMLLAAHASEVWVNPMGGAVVAGPGGERLYYAGLLDRLKVNARVYKVGDYKSAVEPYSRADMSDPARENARALYETLWEEYRANLKKARPAADIERITTQPVAWIEAAQGDLATAALQAGLVDQIGSRADFEQRVVELVGEDEWGDGANAYPHTRLAVWLEDNPLPTPGRPIGVITVAGEIVDGEAGPGVAGGDRIAALLDEALEDELAGLVVRVDSPGGSVLASELIREAVLRHKAQDIPIAVSMANVAASGGYWVSTPADRIFAEPETITGSIGIFAVIPTFEETAAAAGVTSDGVRTTPLSGQPDLIGGFTPETDAILQAFIENGYEDFLDRVGEARGMTRDQADAVGQGRVWDGGTARQLRLVDEYGGMEEALAWTAAQADLGSDWHVVYLGTNPSTYDTLLRQWLIGDGEETGSGGDVFARMARGQASVVTQVAADADRLLGAKGAQAYCLACPSPDAGQSQARAPDGWLARIAALLFG comes from the coding sequence ATGCAGTTCGCCGGAAAAGTGTGGCGCCTTTTGGTCGGTATCAAGGACGGGCTCGTCCTTTTGTTCATGCTGTTGTTCTTCTCCGCCCTGTTCGCAGTGCTGACTGCGCGCCCCAGCCCAGCTGCGGTGCGCGACGGAGCGCTGCTGCTCGATCTCAACGGCGTGGTGGTCGAGGAACGGACGCGGATCGATCCGCTCGAGGCGCTGCTGTCGGGCCAGACCCCGATGGGCGAATACCAGGCGCGCGACCTCGTCCATGCGCTCGACGAGGCGGCGGGGGACGAACGGATTTCGGCCGTGGTGCTCGATCTCGACCGCTTCATGGGCGGCGGGCAGGTCCATCTGCAGGAAATCGGCGAAGCGCTCGACCGCGTGCGCGCGGCGGAAAAGCCCGTACTCGCCTATGCCACCGCCTATAGCGACGACGGCATGCTGCTGGCCGCGCATGCAAGCGAGGTGTGGGTCAACCCGATGGGCGGCGCGGTCGTCGCCGGCCCGGGCGGCGAACGGCTCTATTACGCCGGTCTGCTCGACCGGCTGAAGGTCAACGCGCGGGTCTACAAGGTCGGCGACTACAAGAGCGCGGTCGAACCCTACAGCCGCGCCGACATGTCCGACCCGGCGCGCGAAAACGCCCGTGCGCTCTACGAGACATTGTGGGAAGAATATCGCGCCAATCTCAAGAAGGCGCGGCCGGCGGCGGATATCGAACGCATCACCACGCAGCCGGTCGCCTGGATCGAAGCCGCGCAGGGCGACCTCGCCACGGCCGCGCTGCAGGCCGGGCTGGTCGACCAGATCGGCAGCCGCGCCGACTTCGAGCAGCGCGTCGTGGAGCTGGTCGGCGAAGACGAATGGGGCGACGGCGCGAATGCCTATCCGCACACCAGGCTCGCGGTGTGGCTCGAGGACAATCCGCTGCCGACCCCCGGCCGCCCGATTGGCGTGATTACCGTGGCGGGCGAAATCGTCGATGGCGAGGCCGGCCCCGGTGTGGCGGGCGGCGACCGGATCGCCGCGCTGCTCGACGAAGCGCTCGAGGACGAGCTGGCCGGACTTGTCGTCCGCGTCGATTCTCCCGGCGGATCGGTGCTTGCCAGCGAATTGATCCGCGAGGCAGTGCTGCGCCACAAGGCGCAGGACATCCCGATCGCAGTCTCGATGGCCAATGTCGCAGCGAGCGGCGGCTATTGGGTTTCCACCCCCGCCGATCGCATTTTTGCCGAGCCCGAGACGATCACCGGATCGATCGGCATCTTCGCGGTCATCCCCACCTTCGAGGAAACCGCAGCCGCAGCCGGTGTCACCAGCGACGGCGTGCGCACCACGCCGCTGTCGGGCCAGCCCGATCTGATCGGCGGCTTCACCCCCGAAACCGACGCGATCCTGCAGGCCTTCATCGAAAACGGATATGAGGATTTCCTCGACCGCGTCGGCGAAGCGCGCGGCATGACACGCGACCAGGCCGATGCGGTCGGCCAGGGCCGCGTCTGGGATGGCGGAACCGCACGCCAGTTGCGGCTGGTCGATGAATATGGGGGCATGGAAGAGGCGCTGGCGTGGACCGCCGCGCAGGCCGACCTCGGCAGCGACTGGCATGTCGTCTACCTCGGCACCAACCCGTCGACCTATGACACGCTGCTGCGGCAATGGCTGATCGGCGATGGCGAGGAAACCGGATCGGGCGGCGATGTCTTCGCCCGCATGGCGCGCGGACAGGCGAGCGTGGTGACGCAGGTCGCCGCCGATGCCGACCGCCTGCTCGGTGCCAAGGGCGCGCAGGCCTATTGCCTCGCCTGCCCTTCGCCGGACGCCGGGCAATCGCAGGCCAGGGCGCCCGACGGCTGGCTCGCGCGGATCGCTGCGCTGCTGTTCGGCTAG